The DNA sequence GGTGCACGGTGTTGTGCTTGGCGTCCCACATGTAGCTGCTACCGCCCAACACGTTGAGGGTGAAGGCTGCTACTTTGTTCAGCCAGCCGTGGCGGCTGAAGCTGCCGTGGGCCCCGTCGTGCATCACGTTGAAGCCGATGAGGGCCAGTACGCCGCCCATCAGTACGCACTCGGCCAGGGCCCAGCCGGCGGCGGGCGTGAAGAACACCAGGTGCACGTAGAGTGCCACCAGGGCTCCGAGTAGCAGGGCGGCCTTGCCCAGCAGCGAGGCGTTGCCGGTTTGGGCCTTGCCCGTGGTTTGGAAATACTCGGCCGTGCGGCGCTTCAGCTCGGCGTGAAAAGAGCGCGGGGGCGCAAATTTGGGAAGCAGCATAACGTAGAAAAAACCAACTAGTAGCCCGTGGCAGCACGGGCCGCTGGAGTGGTGCTGCGTGGCCAGTTGGCAACAACAGCGGGCTTCTGCACCTTGCACAAGCCAAATGCGTTAGGAGGTACGCAGCCGCCCACCCCGGGGGATTGGCGCCCGGCGCTCCGGCCCGCAAAAACACAACGCCCCACCCCCCGCGGAAGTTAGCGGGGGCCCTAATGTTGTTGGCCCGGGGCCGCGCGGCGGCGCACAGCCCCGGGCCGCCAAACGCCGTAGAAGGCAAAATATTCACCCTTTTCTTCCCTCGCCATGTCCCGTCTGTTGCTTCTCGCCTTGCTCTTTGTGGGGGCCCTGGCCCGGCCCGCCGCGGCCCAGTCGGCCGCCGGGCTGCCGGCCCGCCCGGTACCGTTCCAGTTCGTGACGGACCAGGCCAAATTGATGGCCCCCGCCGACGCCAAAAAACTCGACGGCGGCCTGCGCCGCTACGCCGACCAAACCGGTACCCAGGTGGTGGTGGTGACGGTGCCCAGCCTGGGCGGCCGCCAGGTATCGGACTACGGCCGGGCCCTGGGCACGGCCTGGGGCGTGGGCCAGCGCGGCAAAAACAACGGCCTCGTGGTCATCGTGGCCGCCCAGGAGCACAAGGTGACCATCCAGCCCGGTAGCGGTCTGGCCGATAAAGTCACGCCCGCCCTAATCCAACGCGTCATCGCGCAGGATTTTGGGCCCAATTTCAAGCAGAACAACTACTTCGCCGGTTTGCGCAAGGGCCTGAGCACGTTGATGCTGGCCGCCAACCCCGCCTCCAACCCAAATAAAACTACTACCGCCCCGGCCGCCGCCGGGGCCCCCAGCGCGGCCGCCCCGGCACTGAGCAGCGCGGTGCCCAACGCCGCGCCCGATGCCCCGACAAGTAACATGGCTACCAACGGCGGCGGTGGCTTGTCTTCGGTTGCCACTCCGACCGATTCCACGGGCCCGGGCATTGGCACGGGTGTGCTGCTCATCGGCGCGCTTGTGATGGGCGGCCTGCTGTATCTATTGGTGCGCATGTTCCGGCGTAAAACCGCGGATAACGCCGCCTCAGGGCCCCAGGCGTCCAACAACCCGAACTTCTACCCTAACCAACCCAACCCGAACCAGCCTAACCAGCCGGGCGGCACGCCCAACTTCCTGCCCAACGCGCCCCAGGGCGGCAACTACGGCGGCCAGGCCCCCAACCAGGGCGGCGGCGGCTTCGGCATGGGCAGCATTCTGGCCACCGGGGCCGCCGCCGCCGCGGGCGCCTACCTCGGCAACCGCATGTCGGAAGGCCACAGCGGCGACACCGGCAGCGCACACAATTTCGATA is a window from the Hymenobacter nivis genome containing:
- a CDS encoding TPM domain-containing protein; protein product: MSRLLLLALLFVGALARPAAAQSAAGLPARPVPFQFVTDQAKLMAPADAKKLDGGLRRYADQTGTQVVVVTVPSLGGRQVSDYGRALGTAWGVGQRGKNNGLVVIVAAQEHKVTIQPGSGLADKVTPALIQRVIAQDFGPNFKQNNYFAGLRKGLSTLMLAANPASNPNKTTTAPAAAGAPSAAAPALSSAVPNAAPDAPTSNMATNGGGGLSSVATPTDSTGPGIGTGVLLIGALVMGGLLYLLVRMFRRKTADNAASGPQASNNPNFYPNQPNPNQPNQPGGTPNFLPNAPQGGNYGGQAPNQGGGGFGMGSILATGAAAAAGAYLGNRMSEGHSGDTGSAHNFDTNNAGLGGAAAAGGAAAAGGAAAAGAAGTGAAGDYFAGRGGEANESAPDYFSDNNTGNEQSGDYFSSDDSSYDDTSSDDTGGGGFDDTGSDNSGSW